Part of the Virgibacillus natechei genome is shown below.
TTATTGACAGGTTTGTTATACATGTGTTACATTATGAATGTAGGAGGTGTTAAACATGAATAACAAATTACGACTAATTCGAAAAGAACGCGGAATGTCAATATCCGAATTATCGAGAAGGACAAACATTTCACGCCAGTCTATAACAAAAATTGAGCTTCATGATTCAGAGCCTAGCGGTATTACAATGTTGGAAATCGCTAGATCGTTAGATAAAGATCCACGCGATATTTTTTTTACTAATGTTGTTATACAAGATTTACAGAACGAGAAACAAATTATCTAGGAGGTATGTAAATGAATCAATTAAAAACAATTGCCGATGAAGTTCTACCTGTTTATGAAAAAGATACTGGAGAAAAATTAGTTAGCGCCAGGGAGTTGCATCAACAACTTTTCAGTAAACAAGAATTTGTAAACTGGATAAAGCGGCGAATTGACAATTATGGATTTATTGAAGGAGAAGACTTTTTGACAACTTTATCAAAAAGTACTGGCGGCCGTCCTTCAACTGAATATTTACTTTTGCTAGATACAGCGAAAGAAGTAGCAATGGTTGAAAACAATGAACAAGGACGAGCAATTCGAAAATATTTTATTCAAGTAGAAAAGCAGTCAAAAGTTGAACAACCAAAAACTCAACTCGAAATTTTGCAAGGAACCATTAATCAGATGGTTATGCAAGAAAAAGACATAAAACAGATCAAGCAAGAAAATGAAGCATTAAAGCATCGAATGGACAATTACGACAAAATAGATCAATTAGGCGATCTTCAACAACGTTTAAACAACATGATAAGAAAGTACGCGGCACAAAACGGAATTGCTTTTCCGGAAGCTTGGAGGCATTTTAGGAGATCCTTCAACAACTCTTATAGAACCAATATAAAAACTTTGATGAAAAACTTCCAAACTAAGCACGGATTAAAAAGCATTACGGCACCGCAATATCTGTCTATGTCCGGCAGGTTAGAAGATGCGGTAAGAGTAGCTGACAAAATGTTAAATCAGCAGACATTTTTAACCAATAAGGAGTTGATCTAGTGCTTTATCATAAGTTTTCTTTAGGTGACAGCAGAACATTGATAGCCGAATTATACGAAGATGAAATCATAACATTCTGTCCAACCTGCGGAAAGGAACACCAACTTGAGCCGGAAGAAATCGCAGATATCATCAACCGCGGCAGTGATTTTGTTGGAACAAGCTACTTTTGCAACGGATGTTATATAAAGGTGGTGAAATAAATGTCATTCGAAGATGCAATACGCCAAATCATCAAAGAAGAAAACGAAAAACACCTAAAAGACATTGAACGACTACTAGAATCACACGGCTACAACGAGATACCTAGATTCCTAAAAGTACCGGAAGCAGCCGAGATTCTACGTATAGGACGTACGGCAACATACGAATTATGCCAGCAATCAGAGGTTAACGGCTTTCCGTGTATCAAGGAGGGTAACAAGATACGGATTCCGTACAATGCCTTGATGAACTGGATCGAGCAACAAACAAGTAAAGCAATCTAGCAATCTATTAAGAGGGTCAGTAACTACATTATAAATCAGTCATCATGAAAATACTGTTCGCTCCTTGCACAAGAAAAAGATGTTCAATCGGTGAACATTAGGAGGTGATAACAATGGAATTCGGGGCAGTCTTACAGCGCATGAGAAAAGAATCGGGGATAAGTCAAGAAGAAATGTCGCTCAAATTACACAAGTCACGAAGCAGCATATCAAAGCTAGAGACAAACAAGCTAGAACTGCGCGCAACGGATTTAGTCAACTGGTGCAGGATTACGAATAATCCAGACGTGATGATGGGATTCATTTACGGACAAGACGTTGCACTTATGGCATCTGACTTTGTGCAGTCAATAGGGATGGTATTCATGACATTAGGAGGGATATTCTTATGAACAAAAAAGCAAATGATAATTACTTAGTTTTGTTAGGCGCATTTCCATTTATAGCTATATTAATAAACCATTTTTAGGAGGATTAACATGTTTTTAAAAGTAGATGAGAACCGAGCACAAAACGAACTTGAATGTTTCCATTATTGCGCTGACCTGGCAGAAAAGGAATTTAAAAAAGAGAATTACGCAAAGTCAGCAGCATATTACGAAGATGCAACACGATCACTATATGCACTTGAAAGGATGCAAGAAACGAAACGCAAGGTCGATCAGACTTGGTTTGAAATCAAACAAGCTGAGGGTCAAATGGCAATAGATAAAATGATACACGAAATGAGGGGTACATCATGAGCATGAAATTAATATCAAGGGTAGGAATCATCGCAGGAATAGCGCTTTATATAGTAAATCTTTATGCATTACACGATCTGTTAGGCAGGTACTAATATGCAGGATTGGAAGGAATTAATCAGCCAAGCAAGGGAGCAAGGGATAACTAAACAAGAGGTGAAAAACTTTTTAGGAGGTAGCAACATGCAAAAGAATTATAGAGATTACACGGTAGGTGAATTGTTGGATATGGGGCTTAAAATCGACGTTTACAATCACACGAATCCCTCAAAAGAGAAGGCTTATAATCTTTTATCAAAATTTGAAGGGATTAAAAGGACTTCTTACAAATTAGAAAGCCAAGTTAGCGTTGTCAAAGGATGGAAAAATGAATTTGAAATAATCAACTTTATAGACGAGGAGGGATAAATATGGATCATCCAGACGTTGAAAAAATCGAGAGGACAGGCTACGCAGAACCGCAACCAAAATTAAAAGAATATCCAGGCGAATATTGGGATCCGATTGAGTGGATGAAAGAAAATAGCCTGCGCAAACAGGCTAAGAAGGAAATCTATTAAAACATCTCGTCCCTTTATTATAAGGGACTTAAGGAGGAAAAGCAATGAACAAATTTGTCAGCAAATACAAGGATTTTCGCAATAGAGGATACAGCGATTTAGAAGCGTTTGGCATGGTTTCTAGCTATATAGCAGTGAAAGGGTCGCATGATGATTTAGAAACAGTGTACAGCTACTATTTTGATGATTTCATGCAAGAATCTAACAAACTATTTGGGGAGGAATTAAACGATGACTGTAAGAGAGTTAGTTGAAAGATTATTACATTGCGATATGGATCATGAAATCGGAGGTTCAATTGAATTTAGATAATGAAATCGATAATCATTCATTTGATGTAGAAGAAACGTCACATATGAAAGAGGTTCAGCTTGAAGTTAATCTAACAGACTCTGTTTTAGTCGATAAGGACAGGTTGGAAGAGTTGGAAAAAGCAGAAGATGAATTGGAGGAATTTAAAAATGACTAACCTAAACGATTACCTGGACGAGCAGGAACAGGTGGAAAATGAAGCATTTACCATTAAGGATGATAATGCCGCGAATTGGGCTTTACGAAAGATTAAACAGCATCAACAGCAAAAGGAAGCTAACAATAAATTAGCTGTTGAAGAAATCGAGAAATTAGAAGCATGGAACAAATCAGAAAATGATAAGGCGCAACAAAGCATTGATTATTTTCAAGGTCTACTATCCTATTATGCATTATCGAAGCGTGAAGCAGATCCGAAATGGAAGTCTCAAAAATTGCCGAACGGACGTATACGCTTTAAAAAACAGCAACCTAAGTACGTTTATAATGACGAATCGTTAATGATGTCACTTAAAGCCTTGGGACGTCACGACCTTATAACAGTAAAGGAGACTCCTAGCAAATCCGATGTCAAGAAGTCGTTTGTCGAACAAAACGGGCGATTGATAGACACAGAAACAGGTGCATTACTTGACGGTGTGACTGTGGTAGATCAAGAAGAGAAATTCGAGGTGGCGACTGATGACTGAAGAAAGAAAGCTTGTCAAAAAACTAGCAAACGTTATGAAGGAAGTTAAGTATATCGAGAAAAAAGGATTTAACAATTTCAACAAATACAAATACGCGACTGAATCTGATGTAGCTGAAAGAGTACGTGAAGTATTAGCTGAACAAAGTGTAATGATGCTCCCTGATGTGGTGGAACACACTACACGGGAGCACCAAAACAGGAAAGGGAATGTCGAATATATCGCCACAGTCAAGGTTAAATTTACCTTCATTGACGGTGAAACTGGAGAAGAAATATCCATTCACAGCGCGGGTGAAGGGCAGGATGCAGGAGACAAAGCAGTATACAAAGCAATCACTGGGGCGCAAAAATACGCTTTAATGAAAGCATTTATGATCCCCACAGGCGATGATCCAGAGAATGATCCCAATGAACAGAATCAACAAAACGGAGATAAAAGCAAGCCGAATCAACCACAGAAAGCATCGGACAAGCAATTGAACTTTGTCAAGAAGCTAATCAAGGATAATGTCACAGAAAAATTCAATGAATCACAGCTTCATGACCTACTAAAAAAGCGCATTAAAACTGAAAACAATATGGAAAATTGGACACCAAAAGAAGCGAGTGCGGCTATTAAAATACTAAACAAGGATGAAGAGAAGCAGGGGGCATAGCCCTTTGCTTCATAGGAGGAATGGGAATTGAGAGCAACAATAGAACAGTTAATCTTTATCGAAGAAATCGAGGATTTTGTTAGCGAAAGATTCGAAGGTTACACCAAGGAAGAAGCAAGGCTTTATATTCAAAGGAACATAGATTTGTACGAACTTTATTCATCGTCGAACTGGGCATCAATAAACGGATATGACTAACTAGGAGGGATAACATGATAACAAAATTAGAAGAACCTATTTTAATGCACGCAGAGAGCGAGTTCACTTTTATGATCGCTGAATATGTTGAAATCGAACCTTTACAAAACGGCGGACATATAAGTTACTACGGAAAAGTTTATAACTACGATGATGCAGAATTAACCTTGTACAACGAGGGTCAATGGGTGTATGACGTTTCTCTAAATATCATGCTGAGTAAGGATGAAAACGGTAATTACGATTGAAGGAGGGATAAAAATGCCAGCAATACCTAAGCCGCAACACAAAAGGAAAGCGCCCAAGCGATCTGCGAGGGGAGAATTTAGTAAAAGTACACGAATGAAAATTTATGAACGTGATGAGGGCAGATGTCGCCAATGTGGAGGGCAAGGAGAGGAAATACACCATATATATTTTAAATCGCGCGGCGGTCGAGGGGTTATGAAGAACGGATTAACTCTATGCAATGAATGCCATAGGAAAGCACATTCGAACAACGATATAGCTAATTATTGGATTGGGTGGGCAGCCGAAGAATATGGCCCGGATTTCTATAAGGATGTTTACGACTTATGAGTAATCAAGGATCACAAAAACGATTAAAACAAATATATGAAGAAATAGAACAATTGAATCCAGAACATTTAGCTGATCTAAACCAAACTATCAGACTATATTCACAAGCTCAAATGGTGATAGGTCACCTTGATGCAGATGCTCTTTATACCTATGGAGCGACTTACGCCCAAAGGAAGCATAAACAAGCTGAAATCAAGCAAGAAACAGAAGGAACAATTTCAAACAAAGAATCAACAGCAGAAATGGAAACATACGATTTGCGGATGAAAGAAGCAGAAGCGAAAGCAGAATCCCGTAAATGGCAGAATCTATTTAAATCTACGGACAATCTAATCATAGCGTTAAGACGGGATGAACGTACTGCGTTGGAAGAATACAAGAAGGCGAATGATCTAAATGCAGGATAAGATATTAAACCCAACAAAAATTATTTTGCCCAAATGGATATGGACACAAGCCGAGGATAAAGCGCATTTCAAACAGTTGGTATCTGAGTATTTAATGCGTTATCCCGGCTATACTGTCCGGGAAATTGGTAAGTATTATGCTATTTGCGAGATTCCTTTTCGATAAATAGAAGGTCTCCGGGATCACATTCAAACAGATCACATAACCTTTCCATTACGTCAAATGTAATTTGTATTGATATTTCATGATATAGCTTACTTACTGATTTACGACTTAAGCCAGTGGCTACGGAAACATCTTGTA
Proteins encoded:
- a CDS encoding HNH endonuclease — translated: MPAIPKPQHKRKAPKRSARGEFSKSTRMKIYERDEGRCRQCGGQGEEIHHIYFKSRGGRGVMKNGLTLCNECHRKAHSNNDIANYWIGWAAEEYGPDFYKDVYDL
- a CDS encoding helix-turn-helix domain-containing protein; the protein is MEFGAVLQRMRKESGISQEEMSLKLHKSRSSISKLETNKLELRATDLVNWCRITNNPDVMMGFIYGQDVALMASDFVQSIGMVFMTLGGIFL
- a CDS encoding antA/AntB antirepressor family protein, whose translation is MNQLKTIADEVLPVYEKDTGEKLVSARELHQQLFSKQEFVNWIKRRIDNYGFIEGEDFLTTLSKSTGGRPSTEYLLLLDTAKEVAMVENNEQGRAIRKYFIQVEKQSKVEQPKTQLEILQGTINQMVMQEKDIKQIKQENEALKHRMDNYDKIDQLGDLQQRLNNMIRKYAAQNGIAFPEAWRHFRRSFNNSYRTNIKTLMKNFQTKHGLKSITAPQYLSMSGRLEDAVRVADKMLNQQTFLTNKELI
- a CDS encoding helix-turn-helix domain-containing protein is translated as MSFEDAIRQIIKEENEKHLKDIERLLESHGYNEIPRFLKVPEAAEILRIGRTATYELCQQSEVNGFPCIKEGNKIRIPYNALMNWIEQQTSKAI
- a CDS encoding helix-turn-helix domain-containing protein, whose product is MVVKNNLRVMMAQHKMNIQDVSVATGLSRKSVSKLYHEISIQITFDVMERLCDLFECDPGDLLFIEKESRK
- a CDS encoding helix-turn-helix transcriptional regulator; translated protein: MNNKLRLIRKERGMSISELSRRTNISRQSITKIELHDSEPSGITMLEIARSLDKDPRDIFFTNVVIQDLQNEKQII
- a CDS encoding ERF family protein translates to MTEERKLVKKLANVMKEVKYIEKKGFNNFNKYKYATESDVAERVREVLAEQSVMMLPDVVEHTTREHQNRKGNVEYIATVKVKFTFIDGETGEEISIHSAGEGQDAGDKAVYKAITGAQKYALMKAFMIPTGDDPENDPNEQNQQNGDKSKPNQPQKASDKQLNFVKKLIKDNVTEKFNESQLHDLLKKRIKTENNMENWTPKEASAAIKILNKDEEKQGA
- a CDS encoding host-nuclease inhibitor Gam family protein; this translates as MTNLNDYLDEQEQVENEAFTIKDDNAANWALRKIKQHQQQKEANNKLAVEEIEKLEAWNKSENDKAQQSIDYFQGLLSYYALSKREADPKWKSQKLPNGRIRFKKQQPKYVYNDESLMMSLKALGRHDLITVKETPSKSDVKKSFVEQNGRLIDTETGALLDGVTVVDQEEKFEVATDD